Proteins encoded within one genomic window of Manis pentadactyla isolate mManPen7 chromosome 4, mManPen7.hap1, whole genome shotgun sequence:
- the ERMAP gene encoding erythroid membrane-associated protein: MELAASSGSWLSSSLLTLLFLRLPESVSGAGDAGEFHMAPLGGTAKLLCPVSLWPVAVPDVVSWLRSSPLGRSQAVHMFRDGKDREEDVMPEYKGRTNLVRNAGAGSVMLEIRDVRMEDRGLYQCQVQVANQSREGTVTLQVAVLGSDPYIHVKGYDAGWIHLVCRSVGWFPEPRAEWRDPEGRVLLSLSEAHSLDEAGLFQTAVSSRVRDSALGNVSCIIHNLALGQEKTTAMAIAAPSPEKLSSSAVALAVVLPVLGLLITVGIFLIWKQRRSKEKLLYEQMMEVENLLSDHAKEKGRLHKTHKKLRNELRLKRAAANSGWRRARLHFKAVTLDPDTAHPKLILSEDRRRVQLGDRRQPVPNNPQRFDFVVSVLGAECFTAGCHYWEVHVGAKTKWALGVCSEAVSRKGKVTASPANGHWILRLSGGNEYQALTSPQTAFRLKEPTRCVGIFLDYEAGVISFYDVTHRSHIFTFTHSFSGPLRPFFEPCLHDGGKNMAPLIICSELQKSEEPTVPSPQGKGQPNGDVAVKADPSLLPTHALELREMIMSWPSHKGPALQGLKVPPF; encoded by the exons ATGGAGCTGGCCGCTTCCTCTGGCTCCTGGCTCTCCAGCAGCCTCCTCACACTCCTCTTCCTCCGGCTGCCCGAATCCGTGTCAG GCGCAGGGGATGCCGGCGAGTTCCACATGGCCCCGCTAGGGGGCACAGCCAAGCTGCTCTGCCCCGTCTCGCTCTGGCCGGTCGCCGTGCCCGACGTGGTGAGCTGGCTGCGGTCCTCACCCCTGGGGCGCTCCCAGGCTGTGCACATGTTTCGGGATGGGAAAGACCGGGAGGAAGATGTGATGCCAGAATATAAGGGGAGGACGAACCTGGTGAGAAACGCCGGCGCGGGAAGTGTCATGCTGGAGATCCGCGATGTCCGGATGGAGGACCGAGGGCTGTACCAATGTCAGGTCCAGGTCGCAAATCAGAGTCGAGAGGGTACCGTGACCTTGCAGGTTGCAG TTCTAGGCTCGGACCCTTACATCCACGTGAAGGGCTACGACGCTGGCTGGATCCATCTAGTGTGCAGGTCTGTGGGATGGTTCCCAGAGCCTCGGGCCGAATGGAGAGACCCTGAAGGCAGGGTGCTTCTCTCCCTGTCGGAGGCCCATTCCCTGGACGAAGCCGGGCTCTTTCAAACAGCAGTGTCCAGCAGAGTCAGGGACAGCGCGCTGGGGAACGTGTCCTGCATTATCCACAACCTGGCCCTTGGCCAAGAGAAGACCACAGCCATGGCCATAGCAG CCCCGTCGCCAGAGAAGCTCTCCTCCTCAGCCGTGGCCCTTGCTGTGGTCCTGCCTGTCTTAGGGCTTCTCATCACGGTGGGCATTTTCCTTATATGGAAGCAAAGAAGATCAAAAG aGAAGCTTCTCTATGAACAGATGATGGAGGTAG AAAATCTTCTCTCAGACCATGCAAAAGAGAAAG gaaggCTCCATAAAACCCACA AGAAGCTCCGGAATGAACTGA GGCTGAAAAGAGCTGCTGCGAACTCAG GCTGGAGAAGGGCCCGGCTGCACTTCA AGGCGGTGACCCTGGACCCAGACACAGCGCACCCCAAACTCATCCTGTCTGAGGACCGTAGGCGGGTGCAGCTTGGAGACAGAAGGCAGCCTGTGCCCAACAACCCCCAGAGGTTTGACTTCGTTGTCAGTGTCCTGGGTGCCGAGTGCTTCACGGCTGGCTGTCACTACTGGGAGGTGCACGTGGGGGCCAAGACCAAGTGGGCCCTGGGGGTGTGTAGCGAGGCAGTGAGCAGGAAGGGCAAGGTCACTGCCTCACCCGCCAATGGACACTGGATCCTGCGACTGAGTGGTGGGAATGAGTACCAAGCTCTCACGTCCCCGCAGACCGCCTTCCGCCTGAAAGAGCCCACACGGTGTGTGGGGATTTTCCTGGACTATGAGGCAGGAGTCATCTCCTTCTACGATGTGACCCACAGATCCCACATCTTTACTTTCACCCACAGTTTCTCTGGTCCCCTTCGCCCTTTCTTTGAACCTTGCCTTCATGATGGAGGGAAAAACATGGCGCCGTTAATCATCTGTTCAGAACTCCAGAAATCAGAGGAACCAACTGTCCCCAGCCCGCAAGGAAAAGGCCAGCCTAATGGAGATGTGGCTGTGAAGGCAGACCCTTCCTTACTCCCCACTCATGCCCTGGAGCTCAGGGAGATGATCATGTCCTGGCCCTCTCACAAGGGCCCGGCCCTTCAGGGACTCAAGGTTCCTCCTTTTTAG
- the ZNF691 gene encoding zinc finger protein 691: MGSEKEQNPEQHLPEEGEQGKPWRVDDAEGFRIPGGDKEHGQESLSEGPQVIHLKEPWQKVIVPVGEPGDPIVHPRPETDEKPFLCAQCGKTFNNTSNLRTHQRIHTGEKPYKCSECGKSFSRSSNRIRHERIHLEEKHYKCPKCQESFRRRSDLTTHQQDHLGKRPYHCDICGKSFSQSATLAVHHRTHLEPAPYICCECGKSFSNSSSFGVHHRTHTGERPYECTECGRTFSDISNFGAHQRTHRGEKPYWCTLCGKHFSRSSNLIRHQKTHMGEQAGKDSI; this comes from the coding sequence ATGGGCAGTGAAAAGGAGCAGAATCCAGAACAGCACCTGCCTGAGGAAGGGGAACAGGGTAAGCCCTGGAGAGTGGATGACGCAGAGGGTTTTCGGATCCCAGGTGGGGACAAAGAGCATGGGCAAGAGAGCCTGTCAGAGGGACCACAGGTGATCCATCTAAAAGAACCATGGCAGAAAGTCATTGTCCCTGTTGGAGAGCCAGGGGACCCTATTGTTCATCCAAGGCCTGAGACTGATGAGAAGCCCTTTCTATGTGCCCAGTGTGGCAAAACCTTCAATAATACCTCCAACCTGAGAACACACCAACGGATCCACACAGGCGAGAAACCTTACAAGTGTTCTGAATGTGGCAAGAGCTTCTCCAGAAGTTCTAACCGCATCCGGCATGAGCGGATCCACCTGGAAGAGAAGCACTACAAATGTCCCAAGTGTCAGGAGAGTTTTCGGCGGCGCTCTGATCTCACCACACACCAGCAGGATCACCTGGGCAAGCGGCCATACCACTGTGACATCTGCGGCAAGAGCTTCAGTCAGAGCGCCACGCTGGCTGTGCATCACCGGACCCACCTCGAGCCTGCGCCCTACATCTGCTGTGAGTGTGGGAAGAGCTTCAGCAACAGCTCCAGCTTTGGCGTGCACCACCGCACCCACACAGGCGAGAGACCTTATGAGTGCACGGAATGTGGGCGGACCTTCAGTGACATCTCCAACTTTGGAGCACACCAGAGGACCCATAGAGGGGAGAAGCCCTACTGGTGCACTCTTTGTGGGAAACACTTCTCCCGGAGCTCAAATCTCATCCGCCACCAGAAAACACACATGGGAGAGCAGGCTGGGAAAGATTCCATCTGa